Proteins found in one Cheilinus undulatus linkage group 9, ASM1832078v1, whole genome shotgun sequence genomic segment:
- the LOC121514861 gene encoding histone H2B-like has protein sequence MPEGGKSVAKKGNKKALPKKPKDGRKRRKARKQSYAIYVYKVLKQVHPDTGISSKAMLIMNSFVSDIFERIAGEASRLAHYNKRSTITSREIQTAVRLLLPGELAKHAVSEGTKAVTKYTSSKV, from the exons ATGCCTGAAGGTGGAAAGAGTGTTGCGAAGAAGGGCAACAAGAAAGCTTTGcccaagaaacccaaggacggcaggaagaggagaaaggCCAGGAAGCAGAGCTATGCCATCTACGTCTACAAGGTCCTCAAGCAGGTCCACCCTGACACCGGCATCTCCTCTAAGGCCATGCTCATCATGAACTCCTTCGTCAGTGACATCTTTGAGCGCATCGCTGGTGAGGCCTCCCGTCTGGCTCACTACAACAAGCGCTCCACCATCACCTCCAGGGAGATCCAGACTGCTGTCCGCCTGCTGCTGCCAGGAGAGCTGGCCAAGCACGCCGTGTCTGAGGGCACCAAGGCCGTCACCAAGTACACCAGCTCCAA ggtttaa
- the LOC121514856 gene encoding histone H2A-like isoform X2 — protein MSGRGKQVGKARAKSKSRSSRAGLQFPVGRVHRLLRKGNYAERVGAGAPVYLAAVLEYLTAEILELAGNAARDNKKTRIIPRHLQLAVRNDEELNKLLGGVTIAQGGVLPNIQSVLLPKKTEKAAKK, from the coding sequence ATGTCTGGAAGAGGTAAGCAAGTTGGAAAAGCTAGAGCCAAGTCTAAAAGTCGATCCTCCCGTGCCGGGCTCCAGTTCCCGGTCGGACGTGTCCACAGGCTGCTCCGCAAGGGAAACTATGCTGAACGTGTGGGAGCCGGAGCCCCCGTCTACCTGGCGGCTGTGCTCGAGTACCTGACTGCTGAGATCCTCGAGCTGGCTGGCAATGCTGCTCGGGACAACAAGAAGACCAGGATCATCCCCCGTCACCTGCAGCTGGCTGTCCGCAACGACGAAGAGCTCAACAAGCTGCTGGGAGGAGTCACCATCGCTCAGGGAGGTGTGCTGCCCAACATCCAGTCTGTTCTGCTGCCCAAGAAGACCGAGAAGGCCGCCAAGAAGTAG
- the LOC121514856 gene encoding histone H2A-like isoform X3 — protein sequence MSGRGKQVGKARAKSKSRSSRAGLQFPVGRVHRLLRKGNYAERVGAGAPVYLAAVLEYLTAEILELAGNAARDNKKTRIIPRHLQLAVRNDEELNKLLGGVTIAQGGVLPNIQSVLLPKKTEKAAKNNGANEKEIQNQEF from the coding sequence ATGTCTGGAAGAGGTAAGCAAGTTGGAAAAGCTAGAGCCAAGTCTAAAAGTCGATCCTCCCGTGCCGGGCTCCAGTTCCCGGTCGGACGTGTCCACAGGCTGCTCCGCAAGGGAAACTATGCTGAACGTGTGGGAGCCGGAGCCCCCGTCTACCTGGCGGCTGTGCTCGAGTACCTGACTGCTGAGATCCTCGAGCTGGCTGGCAATGCTGCTCGGGACAACAAGAAGACCAGGATCATCCCCCGTCACCTGCAGCTGGCTGTCCGCAACGACGAAGAGCTCAACAAGCTGCTGGGAGGAGTCACCATCGCTCAGGGAGGTGTGCTGCCCAACATCCAGTCTGTTCTGCTGCCCAAGAAGACCGAGAAGGCCGCCAAGAA
- the LOC121514856 gene encoding histone H2A-like isoform X1 codes for MSGRGKQVGKARAKSKSRSSRAGLQFPVGRVHRLLRKGNYAERVGAGAPVYLAAVLEYLTAEILELAGNAARDNKKTRIIPRHLQLAVRNDEELNKLLGGVTIAQGGVLPNIQSVLLPKKTEKANEKEIQNQEF; via the coding sequence ATGTCTGGAAGAGGTAAGCAAGTTGGAAAAGCTAGAGCCAAGTCTAAAAGTCGATCCTCCCGTGCCGGGCTCCAGTTCCCGGTCGGACGTGTCCACAGGCTGCTCCGCAAGGGAAACTATGCTGAACGTGTGGGAGCCGGAGCCCCCGTCTACCTGGCGGCTGTGCTCGAGTACCTGACTGCTGAGATCCTCGAGCTGGCTGGCAATGCTGCTCGGGACAACAAGAAGACCAGGATCATCCCCCGTCACCTGCAGCTGGCTGTCCGCAACGACGAAGAGCTCAACAAGCTGCTGGGAGGAGTCACCATCGCTCAGGGAGGTGTGCTGCCCAACATCCAGTCTGTTCTGCTGCCCAAGAAGACCGAGAAG